One window from the genome of Pseudanabaena yagii GIHE-NHR1 encodes:
- a CDS encoding gamma-glutamylcyclotransferase family protein, producing MTNNSDTALCNVFVYGTLKPHESNYAAYCAGKAIAQQQAIAYGELFALPMGYPAMISGHSPVKGYLLSFPDTSILESLDELEDYQSTRPDSENLYNRYEIEVFDLERNSLGLAWAYFMTLEKVITFGGIAQLDGYWSGIYSCFK from the coding sequence ATGACTAATAATTCAGATACGGCTCTTTGTAATGTTTTTGTCTACGGAACTCTCAAGCCCCATGAGTCTAACTATGCAGCATATTGTGCAGGTAAAGCGATCGCACAGCAACAGGCGATCGCCTATGGAGAATTATTTGCCCTGCCGATGGGATATCCTGCGATGATTAGTGGTCATTCTCCTGTTAAGGGCTATTTACTCTCATTCCCTGATACCAGTATTTTGGAATCTCTGGATGAGTTAGAAGATTATCAAAGTACGCGCCCTGATTCTGAAAATTTATATAATCGATATGAGATAGAAGTTTTTGATTTGGAGAGAAATTCTCTAGGTTTAGCATGGGCTTACTTTATGACATTAGAGAAAGTCATTACATTTGGTGGTATTGCTCAACTTGATGGATATTGGAGTGGGATATATAGTTGCTTTAAATAA
- a CDS encoding AAA family ATPase: protein MSNDKDSFKDKFAFKVEGLESLVDDVKQLLNLDQLIDLAQKLDEKQKAGEIHTEVNVTSRPLSSIPRRGNIPRSRVTTVSGGEREVTSPDVVKPEPPQDIATKNKPQAIAELVGGLGDTLAQLRDLVEIPLKRPDVLAKLGLEPPKGVLLVGPPGTGKTLTARSLANVLGVNYIAIVGPEIISKYYGEAETRLRQVFEKASKSAPCLIFIDEIDALVPNRSNVEGEVEKRLVAQLLGLMDGFAETKGVIVLAATNRPDAIDPALRRPGRFDREIIFPIPDRKARREILEIHTRSMPVTSDVDLDDIADRAYGYVGADIKGLCQVAATNALRRQVASVADIPENLDVNREDFEVALKQVQPAVLRSLQIQVPKVLWAEIGGLAKVKQTLQEAVAGALVDPALYAHTRAKAPRGVLLYGPPGTGKTLLAKAIATQAQANFISVAGSELLTKWVGASEQSIRQLFAQARQASPCVIFIDEIDTLAPARGSYQGDSGVSDRVIGQLLTELDGLQSAEGLLVIGATNRRDFIDPALLRSGRIELHMMVDLPDTDSRRSILEVHNRDRPLDAHLDLGIWAERTENWNGADLAFLSNRAAIFAIRRHQCDASNLVENLRITNVDFEQAFTELLEQRN from the coding sequence ATGAGTAATGACAAAGATAGTTTTAAGGACAAATTTGCCTTTAAAGTCGAAGGCTTGGAATCTCTAGTGGATGATGTCAAACAGTTGCTCAATCTTGATCAACTCATCGATCTGGCGCAAAAGTTAGATGAAAAGCAAAAAGCAGGCGAAATTCATACTGAGGTCAATGTCACCTCGCGCCCCCTATCCAGCATTCCCCGACGCGGTAATATTCCCCGATCGCGTGTAACCACTGTATCAGGAGGCGAGCGCGAAGTCACATCTCCTGATGTCGTCAAACCTGAACCACCTCAAGATATTGCTACCAAAAATAAGCCCCAAGCGATCGCTGAATTAGTGGGCGGCTTAGGTGATACCTTAGCGCAGTTACGAGATTTAGTAGAAATTCCTCTCAAGCGCCCTGATGTACTCGCTAAGTTAGGACTAGAACCACCCAAAGGCGTGCTACTAGTTGGCCCCCCCGGTACAGGTAAAACCCTCACAGCGCGATCGCTAGCAAATGTTTTGGGCGTAAATTACATTGCGATCGTTGGTCCTGAGATTATTAGTAAATACTATGGTGAAGCCGAAACTCGCTTGAGACAGGTTTTCGAGAAGGCATCGAAATCTGCTCCCTGTTTGATCTTTATCGATGAAATTGATGCCCTCGTTCCCAATCGGTCTAATGTGGAAGGAGAGGTTGAAAAAAGACTGGTCGCACAGTTACTCGGCTTAATGGATGGATTTGCGGAAACTAAGGGAGTGATCGTCTTAGCCGCAACTAATCGCCCCGATGCGATCGATCCTGCCTTACGTCGTCCAGGGCGCTTTGATCGCGAGATTATATTCCCCATCCCCGATCGCAAAGCTCGTCGCGAAATTCTAGAAATCCATACGCGATCAATGCCTGTGACTAGTGATGTGGATTTAGATGATATTGCCGATCGCGCCTATGGTTATGTGGGAGCCGATATTAAGGGGCTATGTCAAGTTGCCGCGACTAATGCACTGCGGCGACAGGTCGCAAGTGTGGCGGATATTCCTGAGAATCTAGATGTGAATCGCGAAGATTTTGAAGTTGCACTCAAGCAAGTCCAACCTGCCGTCTTGCGATCGCTCCAGATTCAAGTTCCTAAAGTCCTATGGGCAGAGATTGGTGGACTCGCCAAGGTGAAACAGACTCTCCAAGAAGCGGTGGCGGGAGCCTTGGTCGATCCTGCCCTCTATGCCCATACTCGTGCCAAGGCTCCACGCGGTGTGCTGCTTTATGGTCCTCCCGGCACAGGCAAGACGCTGCTCGCAAAGGCGATCGCTACCCAAGCCCAAGCGAACTTCATTTCCGTTGCAGGTTCTGAGTTACTCACTAAATGGGTGGGAGCATCCGAACAATCGATCCGCCAACTATTCGCGCAAGCAAGACAGGCTTCTCCCTGTGTGATTTTTATTGATGAGATCGATACCCTTGCCCCTGCGCGAGGTAGCTATCAAGGCGATAGTGGTGTGAGCGATCGTGTCATCGGTCAATTACTCACAGAACTCGATGGCTTGCAATCAGCAGAGGGACTACTCGTAATAGGGGCAACTAATCGCCGTGATTTCATTGATCCTGCATTACTGCGATCGGGGCGCATTGAACTGCATATGATGGTGGATTTACCTGACACCGATAGTCGTCGGTCGATTTTGGAAGTGCATAATCGCGATCGCCCCCTTGACGCTCATTTAGATTTAGGAATCTGGGCAGAACGCACAGAAAATTGGAATGGAGCTGATCTTGCCTTCTTAAGTAACCGTGCTGCGATTTTTGCGATTCGTCGTCATCAGTGTGATGCTTCCAATCTAGTCGAAAATTTACGGATTACGAATGTAGATTTTGAACAAGCTTTTACAGAACTTCTCGAACAACGTAATTAA